Proteins encoded together in one Marispirochaeta sp. window:
- a CDS encoding glucose 1-dehydrogenase, with product MDTVEPGLFLVMIGSSVIGSTVMERCHSNKSALIFGAASGIGRGVALRLASEGAKIVLADIDEEKLLQTEEECRDLGAEAVFVRTDISSVDEIRRAVMSIVETFGRLDSMVNAAGIVQSRAFLEVEEADWDKIIAINQKGTAFACRIAGQQMVDQCKRTLENERALCNGKIVNFSSIAGRRGRSFQLHYAASKAAIISITQSAATALAPYGINVNAVSPSVVNTPMWDRSIQGKAKTLGVSIEEATEEMVGKIPLGRIGTVEDIAAAVSFLCSEDADFITGQTLNVDGGYEMD from the coding sequence ATGGATACTGTTGAACCTGGACTCTTTCTGGTGATGATTGGAAGTAGTGTAATCGGGAGTACAGTAATGGAACGGTGCCACAGTAACAAGAGTGCCCTGATCTTCGGCGCGGCCTCGGGGATCGGAAGAGGGGTCGCCCTTCGTCTTGCGTCAGAGGGGGCAAAAATAGTCCTTGCGGATATCGATGAGGAGAAATTACTGCAGACCGAGGAGGAGTGCAGAGACTTGGGGGCCGAAGCTGTTTTTGTGCGGACGGATATCAGCTCTGTTGATGAGATCCGCAGGGCGGTTATGTCTATCGTCGAAACCTTCGGAAGGCTTGATAGTATGGTAAATGCTGCTGGAATCGTGCAGAGCCGGGCTTTTCTGGAGGTTGAAGAAGCGGACTGGGACAAAATCATTGCCATCAATCAGAAGGGAACGGCCTTCGCCTGCCGGATCGCGGGGCAGCAGATGGTGGATCAGTGTAAGAGAACCCTGGAGAATGAAAGAGCCTTGTGTAACGGCAAGATTGTTAACTTTTCTTCCATTGCGGGAAGAAGGGGCCGCTCCTTCCAGCTCCATTATGCCGCTTCAAAGGCGGCCATAATCAGCATAACCCAGTCTGCGGCTACGGCCCTTGCCCCTTATGGTATCAATGTCAACGCTGTTTCGCCGAGTGTCGTCAATACCCCCATGTGGGACCGGAGCATCCAGGGCAAGGCGAAAACCCTTGGGGTTTCCATTGAGGAAGCCACTGAAGAGATGGTCGGAAAAATCCCCCTTGGAAGGATCGGGACCGTTGAAGATATTGCCGCCGCTGTCAGCTTTCTCTGTTCCGAAGACGCCGACTTTATTACCGGGCAGACCCTGAATGTGGACGGCGGATACGAGATGGATTGA
- the rbsK gene encoding ribokinase, with product MIPRFCSIGSINMDLVVHVGRFPEPGETLTGSVFNTFPGGKGANQAVALAKLGADIHLVGKVGDDAFGRQESAYLASIGVDISLVETVPACSTGVAIIEVDGTGENHIVIVPGANDRMDTNYIEQYLRKNMEGNLYLLQLEIPLDTVLYTLKVLKKRGKRVILDPAPMPSVDEFEKLLAYTDIVTPNETEIQLFTGIEITGLETAEKAGRVLLEHGGSVVIIKAGGKGAYIVSNEGVQHVPAFPVKVTDTTGAGDSFNAGLAYALGQGWSMNEAVRFASAVGGLACTAYGAQSSMPSLSAVKKLIG from the coding sequence ATGATACCCCGTTTTTGTTCTATCGGCAGCATAAACATGGATCTGGTGGTCCATGTGGGGCGTTTCCCTGAACCGGGTGAGACGTTGACTGGATCGGTGTTCAACACCTTTCCCGGCGGCAAAGGCGCCAATCAGGCGGTTGCTCTGGCTAAACTGGGGGCGGATATTCACCTGGTCGGTAAGGTTGGCGACGACGCCTTTGGCAGACAGGAATCCGCTTATTTAGCCTCCATTGGGGTTGATATTTCCCTGGTTGAGACAGTCCCTGCTTGCTCGACCGGTGTGGCGATTATTGAGGTTGATGGAACGGGAGAGAATCATATCGTCATTGTTCCCGGGGCCAACGACAGGATGGATACGAACTATATTGAACAGTATCTGAGAAAAAATATGGAAGGTAATCTGTATCTTCTGCAGTTGGAGATTCCGCTGGACACAGTTCTTTATACCTTGAAGGTGCTGAAAAAGCGTGGAAAGCGTGTTATTCTGGATCCGGCACCGATGCCTTCCGTGGATGAGTTTGAAAAGCTGCTTGCATATACCGATATTGTTACACCGAACGAAACGGAGATCCAGCTTTTTACCGGCATTGAGATTACTGGACTTGAAACCGCGGAGAAGGCCGGCAGGGTTTTGCTGGAACATGGTGGTTCCGTGGTTATAATCAAAGCCGGTGGTAAGGGCGCGTATATTGTAAGCAATGAAGGAGTCCAACATGTGCCTGCGTTCCCCGTCAAGGTTACTGACACAACCGGTGCAGGCGATTCCTTCAATGCCGGATTGGCGTATGCTCTTGGACAGGGATGGTCCATGAACGAAGCGGTCCGCTTTGCTTCCGCCGTCGGTGGTCTCGCCTGTACTGCTTACGGCGCCCAGAGTTCGATGCCAAGCTTGTCTGCAGTGAAAAAGCTGATTGGTTGA
- a CDS encoding FadR/GntR family transcriptional regulator: MDNTDDTHFEENIKKKSIENVVEMIRGMIDAGVLSPGDQLAPERELAIQLGVSRAAVRDAIRALELMGEVETRIGVGGGTFICNITFNHALNTVFSLFRRTNQMLSDVVEVRLILETRSAALAAERRTERDLNSIDSALHNMADDIIAGSIGIRPDHAFHLAIAKASGNEFLYGLSQLVEDMIVQTRKQTLSRRGVPSEALEDHEKIAQAIRCGDAPLAENLMREHLLKAYKISKES, encoded by the coding sequence ATGGATAATACTGATGATACACATTTTGAAGAAAACATAAAAAAAAAGTCAATTGAAAATGTAGTTGAGATGATCCGCGGAATGATTGATGCGGGGGTCCTTTCCCCCGGTGATCAGCTTGCACCGGAACGAGAGCTTGCTATACAGCTTGGGGTCAGCAGGGCAGCTGTACGGGACGCGATACGGGCTCTCGAACTGATGGGTGAGGTGGAAACACGGATTGGCGTCGGCGGAGGAACTTTTATTTGCAATATTACCTTCAATCACGCACTTAATACGGTATTCTCATTATTTCGACGTACGAATCAGATGCTGTCTGATGTTGTTGAGGTCCGTTTGATTCTTGAAACCCGTTCTGCTGCCCTGGCAGCGGAGCGACGGACGGAGAGGGATCTCAATTCCATCGATTCGGCCCTGCACAATATGGCTGATGATATTATTGCCGGCAGTATTGGAATTCGGCCCGACCATGCTTTCCATCTGGCAATTGCCAAAGCATCGGGAAACGAGTTTCTTTATGGGCTTTCTCAACTGGTGGAAGATATGATTGTGCAGACACGTAAGCAGACTCTTTCTCGCAGGGGTGTCCCATCTGAGGCCTTGGAGGATCATGAGAAAATTGCTCAGGCTATTCGTTGCGGAGATGCCCCGCTGGCGGAAAATCTGATGAGGGAACATCTGTTAAAAGCATATAAGATAAGTAAGGAAAGCTGA
- a CDS encoding GntR family transcriptional regulator, with protein MQELSTSSDKIEIASLADECYKRIKHDILVGKISWGARLNVISLAGSYGISRSPVVKAIDRLSMERLVRIIPNKGSFVSIPTEDDVVEVTEIRLMIENTLCTLAYSKNKDKLVESLKKLDASILPAMQNIQFEDFLEYDRHFHSTFSTYANNNRLRAYYESIRSQIELFRTKTFYKQNIEHAMKRHTGITECLTNGDLGRALDILKEHISDVQNETIESIRSEKEVLDYE; from the coding sequence ATGCAGGAGTTATCAACGTCATCGGATAAGATAGAAATCGCATCATTAGCTGATGAATGCTATAAAAGAATAAAACATGACATTCTAGTAGGAAAAATAAGTTGGGGGGCAAGATTGAATGTAATTAGTCTTGCAGGATCATATGGGATAAGTCGCTCTCCTGTTGTGAAAGCTATTGACCGCTTATCTATGGAACGTTTAGTAAGAATTATCCCGAATAAAGGTAGTTTTGTATCCATACCGACAGAGGATGACGTAGTCGAAGTAACAGAAATACGGTTAATGATTGAGAATACGCTCTGTACACTTGCATATAGTAAAAACAAAGACAAGTTGGTCGAATCATTGAAAAAATTAGATGCATCGATACTCCCAGCAATGCAAAATATACAATTCGAAGATTTTCTGGAATATGATCGGCACTTTCACTCGACATTTAGTACATATGCAAACAATAACCGGTTACGAGCTTACTATGAATCGATTCGAAGCCAGATCGAGTTATTCAGAACCAAGACATTTTATAAACAGAATATCGAGCATGCAATGAAAAGGCATACAGGAATAACTGAGTGCTTAACCAATGGCGATTTAGGGAGAGCTCTCGATATTCTTAAAGAACATATTTCCGATGTACAAAATGAAACCATTGAATCCATTCGTTCAGAAAAAGAAGTCTTGGATTACGAATAG
- a CDS encoding TRAP transporter large permease, translating to MIVLIGSFLVLLLLKTPVSFSMFVSSILYLLTYDIPVLVAVQRMASGPDSFPLLAVPGFILAGTIMNTSGITERLFNFANKCVGHITGGLGHANIFASIIFAGMSGTAIADAAGMGAVELKAMKDRGFDEDFSLAVTGASSIVGPIIPPSVPAVLYGVVASVSIGRLFAAGFIPGVLMGCALSVLVFIQAKKRGYPKELRPTVKEFSLAFKDAFFPLLTPVLIIGGILIGVFTPTEAAFITVIYSIVLGISYQSIRVRDLLVFVRETANTTVSVMLIVASSAVFAWILASEQIPQKLAEVFLVAFPNKYVALVVINLFLLIAGSFMETIAAITILTPVLLPVVLELGVDPVHFGILMILNLMIGLLTPPIGMVLYVLSTVSQVPFEKIAKAVVPYLLLLIGVLYVLTFLPDVVLWLPNLIFNK from the coding sequence ATGATTGTGCTGATAGGTTCTTTTCTTGTTCTTTTATTATTGAAAACGCCAGTTTCCTTTTCAATGTTTGTAAGTTCGATCCTGTATCTGCTGACATATGACATTCCTGTGTTAGTTGCGGTGCAGCGGATGGCCTCTGGACCAGATTCTTTTCCGCTTCTTGCTGTTCCGGGGTTTATTCTTGCGGGTACTATTATGAATACCTCAGGGATCACGGAGCGCCTCTTTAATTTTGCGAACAAATGCGTTGGCCATATTACTGGAGGATTGGGGCATGCGAATATTTTTGCCAGTATAATCTTTGCCGGGATGTCCGGGACTGCCATTGCGGATGCTGCTGGAATGGGAGCCGTAGAACTAAAAGCGATGAAGGACCGAGGATTTGATGAAGATTTTAGTCTTGCGGTTACCGGTGCATCATCAATAGTTGGTCCTATTATTCCACCGAGTGTTCCCGCTGTTTTATATGGTGTTGTTGCAAGTGTTTCCATCGGTCGCTTATTTGCTGCCGGATTTATTCCGGGAGTTCTTATGGGTTGTGCGTTAAGTGTGCTTGTATTTATTCAAGCAAAGAAGCGCGGATATCCCAAGGAATTACGACCGACTGTTAAAGAATTTAGTCTCGCCTTCAAAGATGCTTTCTTTCCCTTGCTTACTCCGGTACTGATTATCGGTGGAATACTGATCGGTGTGTTTACTCCTACCGAGGCTGCGTTCATTACGGTTATCTATTCAATTGTTTTAGGCATTTCCTATCAGTCTATACGAGTCAGGGATTTGCTTGTCTTTGTCAGAGAAACGGCGAATACAACAGTATCCGTTATGCTGATTGTTGCAAGCTCGGCAGTCTTTGCATGGATTCTTGCAAGTGAGCAAATACCGCAGAAACTTGCGGAGGTTTTTCTTGTAGCTTTTCCGAACAAGTATGTTGCCCTTGTAGTTATCAACTTATTTCTTTTAATAGCTGGAAGCTTTATGGAGACTATTGCGGCAATAACTATCCTGACTCCCGTGTTGCTTCCAGTCGTTCTTGAATTGGGTGTCGATCCAGTCCATTTTGGAATTCTGATGATTCTAAATCTGATGATAGGTTTGCTGACCCCTCCGATTGGAATGGTATTATATGTGCTGTCGACTGTCTCGCAAGTTCCATTCGAGAAAATCGCAAAGGCAGTTGTTCCGTATCTTCTGTTGTTGATTGGCGTTTTATATGTCTTAACGTTTTTACCGGATGTAGTTCTCTGGCTCCCAAATTTAATATTCAACAAATAA
- a CDS encoding sialic acid TRAP transporter substrate-binding protein SiaP, producing MKRLCIFIFLSLFVVGMVKITAEGQKDSGLSKPITIKLGHLYAPDHPYTSAIKEFAAEVKDLTNGQLVIKDYPAGQLGNEKDMCDAVSMNTLDMSIIGPGELAKRHDPIFIFDGPYVFRDTNHMLKTAASSVGQEMWDSLVEKSNIRVLNVLYYGKKHITTSRRPVENPMDMRGLKFRVIDSPMNMAIARSLGASPVPMAFTELYLGLQQGVVEGQENPIPTIISQRLYEVQKYLILSGAICQGATIVISDKTYQSLSSENQEILNNALNAMVIEVNDKIVESEFHQIEELKEKGMIVIQPDLEPFREATKVVIKEFESKWGAGLYERIQEVK from the coding sequence ATGAAGAGACTATGCATTTTTATTTTTCTTTCGCTTTTTGTAGTCGGAATGGTAAAAATTACAGCGGAAGGGCAGAAGGATTCGGGCTTGAGTAAGCCGATTACTATTAAACTTGGACATCTATATGCTCCGGACCATCCGTATACCTCTGCGATTAAAGAGTTTGCTGCTGAGGTTAAGGATTTAACGAATGGTCAGCTGGTGATTAAAGATTATCCAGCTGGTCAGCTTGGCAATGAGAAGGATATGTGTGACGCAGTCAGCATGAATACTCTTGACATGTCGATCATTGGGCCTGGTGAACTTGCAAAGCGGCACGACCCGATTTTTATTTTTGATGGTCCATATGTTTTCCGTGATACCAATCATATGCTGAAGACCGCTGCGTCTTCTGTTGGGCAGGAGATGTGGGATTCCCTAGTGGAGAAATCTAATATCAGGGTATTGAATGTACTGTATTATGGTAAAAAACATATAACGACATCCCGGCGACCTGTTGAAAATCCGATGGATATGCGTGGATTAAAGTTCCGTGTAATTGACTCTCCCATGAATATGGCAATCGCGCGTTCTCTGGGTGCAAGTCCTGTTCCAATGGCTTTTACTGAATTGTATCTAGGTTTGCAACAGGGGGTTGTTGAAGGTCAGGAGAACCCGATCCCGACAATCATCAGCCAGAGGCTCTATGAAGTACAAAAATATCTAATTCTTTCTGGTGCCATCTGCCAGGGTGCTACTATCGTGATTTCGGATAAGACGTATCAATCTTTATCCTCTGAAAACCAAGAAATACTGAACAATGCCTTGAATGCGATGGTAATTGAGGTGAATGATAAGATCGTTGAGAGCGAGTTTCATCAGATTGAAGAACTGAAAGAAAAGGGAATGATTGTGATCCAGCCTGATCTTGAACCCTTCCGCGAAGCTACAAAGGTTGTGATAAAAGAGTTTGAGTCCAAATGGGGTGCTGGATTGTATGAAAGAATACAGGAAGTAAAATGA
- a CDS encoding arginine deiminase: protein MDAKKPALQIRSEVGPLKTILLHRPGGELERLLPKYLDEMLFEDIPYLAQMQKEHDDFADVLRKNGAEVLYFEELLTDILARQEIKKEIIGEITAGLRVSSAALRDDIRSLLTGMAPRELTATLLSGLAKKEVDHSEAEKRLSFYIKDEYPFYIDPLPNLYFSRDYGTVIGERLSVNTMKARARKRESMLLQYIAENHPHFRYTSRWHHHGEPDSIEGGDILVLNDSVIAVGCSARTSPEGIETLASRLFAEDETVREVLVIQIPFTRAYMHLDTVFTMVDVDKFTIFPGIVDTVHVFRLSPGSAKTNGGIRIRQERNLSRALAKSLKLSTVNLIATGGGDAWSAEREQWNDSTNTLAIAPGKVITYRRNILSNEILRKNGVEVIEIAGSELVRGRGGPRCMSMPLKRELI, encoded by the coding sequence ATGGATGCAAAAAAACCTGCACTGCAGATCCGTTCCGAAGTGGGCCCCTTAAAGACCATTCTCCTCCACCGGCCCGGAGGAGAGCTGGAACGGCTTCTGCCAAAGTACCTCGATGAAATGCTCTTTGAAGATATTCCCTATCTTGCGCAGATGCAGAAGGAACACGATGACTTCGCCGATGTACTGCGGAAGAATGGCGCAGAAGTGCTTTACTTTGAAGAGCTTTTGACCGACATTCTCGCACGGCAGGAGATCAAAAAAGAGATTATCGGCGAGATTACCGCGGGACTCAGGGTAAGCTCGGCGGCATTACGGGATGACATTCGCTCCCTCCTTACCGGAATGGCTCCCCGGGAACTGACAGCCACTCTGCTGTCCGGTCTTGCAAAGAAGGAAGTGGACCACTCGGAAGCGGAAAAACGTCTCTCCTTTTACATAAAAGACGAATACCCCTTCTATATTGATCCCCTGCCGAACCTCTACTTCTCCCGGGATTACGGGACTGTCATCGGCGAGCGGCTTTCGGTGAACACGATGAAAGCCCGGGCACGGAAGCGGGAGAGCATGCTGCTGCAGTACATTGCGGAAAACCACCCCCATTTCCGATACACCTCTCGCTGGCACCATCACGGTGAGCCGGACAGCATTGAAGGTGGAGACATCCTGGTGCTGAACGATTCGGTCATTGCCGTGGGCTGCAGCGCCCGGACCAGCCCTGAGGGTATCGAGACCCTGGCATCCCGGCTCTTCGCAGAAGACGAAACGGTGCGGGAGGTCCTGGTCATCCAGATTCCCTTTACCCGTGCTTACATGCACCTGGACACGGTATTTACCATGGTGGATGTGGATAAGTTCACCATCTTTCCCGGCATTGTAGATACTGTCCACGTGTTCCGTCTGAGCCCCGGAAGCGCAAAAACCAACGGAGGAATCCGCATACGGCAGGAAAGAAACCTCTCCCGCGCGCTGGCAAAAAGCCTGAAACTTTCCACTGTCAATTTAATCGCCACAGGAGGGGGCGACGCCTGGAGTGCCGAACGGGAACAGTGGAACGACAGCACCAACACCCTGGCTATTGCCCCGGGAAAGGTCATTACCTACCGGCGGAATATCCTCTCCAATGAAATTCTGCGCAAGAACGGAGTGGAGGTCATAGAAATCGCGGGCTCGGAACTGGTCCGGGGACGAGGAGGCCCCCGCTGCATGAGTATGCCGCTGAAGCGGGAATTAATCTGA
- a CDS encoding dihydrodipicolinate synthase family protein — protein MYQPKGIIPAMLSVFNKDGSIDIQGQKAYVEWLIKKGVHGLSPVGSTGEGAAMNDEERLQVIKATVEQANGRVPVVAGVIHYSTMLGVDLAKSAIDAGADALMVLLPYYYKPTIPDALDYLRSVSKAVNMPLCVYNNPWFAGFELSPALVKQLADEGVVNSIKAAHGDPMRVNYIKYLCGEKVSTLYGHDYSPLEAFAVGGDGWLSGLPNIIPDLAVDLFTAATQDKDLVKAQAIWKRLQPIAYYFMYERVGDNASPHWLAVFKEALRLMGEDFGLPRLPTKEMSPADKKVLQRYLYQVYPDVVKAQ, from the coding sequence ATGTATCAACCAAAGGGTATTATTCCTGCAATGCTTTCGGTCTTTAATAAAGACGGAAGTATTGATATTCAGGGCCAGAAGGCGTACGTCGAATGGCTGATCAAGAAAGGTGTTCATGGGCTTTCCCCGGTCGGTAGTACTGGTGAGGGAGCAGCGATGAATGATGAAGAGCGGTTACAAGTAATCAAGGCTACTGTTGAACAGGCTAACGGTCGTGTACCAGTTGTAGCTGGAGTCATCCATTATTCTACTATGTTGGGTGTTGATCTGGCAAAATCAGCCATAGATGCAGGAGCAGATGCGCTCATGGTCCTGCTGCCCTACTACTACAAACCAACCATACCAGATGCGCTTGATTATCTTCGTTCAGTATCCAAAGCTGTAAACATGCCTTTGTGTGTTTACAACAATCCCTGGTTTGCAGGTTTCGAATTGAGTCCCGCTCTTGTTAAGCAGCTTGCTGATGAGGGGGTTGTGAACTCGATAAAGGCAGCCCATGGCGATCCCATGCGGGTGAACTACATCAAATATCTCTGTGGCGAGAAAGTCTCGACCCTCTACGGGCATGATTACTCTCCTCTTGAAGCATTTGCGGTAGGTGGGGACGGGTGGCTTTCCGGTCTGCCGAATATCATCCCCGATCTTGCTGTCGATCTGTTTACTGCTGCTACTCAGGATAAGGATCTGGTAAAAGCTCAGGCAATATGGAAACGGCTGCAGCCGATCGCCTACTATTTCATGTACGAACGTGTCGGCGATAATGCCTCTCCACACTGGCTTGCGGTGTTCAAGGAAGCGCTGCGACTTATGGGAGAGGATTTCGGTTTGCCCCGCTTGCCTACAAAGGAGATGAGTCCTGCTGACAAAAAAGTCCTGCAGAGATATCTGTATCAGGTTTATCCGGATGTGGTAAAGGCTCAATGA
- the alr gene encoding alanine racemase has translation MENGIKARFVILSPDLGDTAPEVAANGLEPVVATDIQLRTLSAEASRQRVDVRVHLKFDTGMGRVGFNPEEADGVLSRVAGYPGIKIAGFMSHFPRADEGDPAYSLEQVGRFQNVLDQSAVSGNFVTHMANSAAIFDVPQGCFDVCRPGIALYGLKPSFAILNPKADELKPVLSWKTSITQLKEVPPGTGLSYGHSFVTNRQSLIATVPVGYGDGLARPLSNRVEMLVRGRRCRQVGTICMDQCLIDVTSLRGDVQAGDEVVIIGRQGEEFIGAEAQAEELGTINYEIVTRISGRVPRIPVN, from the coding sequence CTGGAAAACGGAATTAAAGCCCGCTTTGTGATTCTTTCTCCGGATCTGGGGGATACCGCGCCGGAGGTCGCCGCCAACGGTCTGGAGCCTGTAGTCGCGACGGATATCCAGCTCCGGACCCTTTCTGCAGAGGCTTCGCGGCAAAGGGTGGATGTCCGGGTCCACCTTAAATTCGATACCGGTATGGGGCGTGTCGGTTTTAATCCGGAGGAGGCCGATGGGGTCCTGTCCCGGGTTGCCGGATATCCAGGTATAAAGATCGCGGGATTTATGAGTCACTTTCCCCGGGCCGATGAAGGAGACCCGGCGTATTCACTTGAACAGGTCGGCCGCTTTCAGAATGTTCTGGACCAGTCTGCAGTATCCGGTAATTTTGTAACCCATATGGCAAACAGTGCGGCGATTTTCGATGTGCCCCAGGGCTGCTTCGATGTCTGCCGGCCTGGGATCGCCCTCTACGGACTGAAGCCTTCTTTCGCAATACTCAATCCGAAAGCTGATGAGCTTAAACCGGTACTGAGCTGGAAAACCTCCATTACCCAGCTCAAAGAGGTGCCTCCGGGAACAGGATTGAGCTACGGTCACAGTTTTGTTACCAACCGGCAGTCCCTTATCGCGACCGTACCTGTTGGCTATGGAGACGGACTTGCCCGTCCCTTAAGCAACCGTGTTGAGATGCTTGTCCGCGGACGGCGCTGCCGGCAGGTGGGAACAATCTGCATGGATCAGTGTCTTATCGATGTAACGTCCCTGCGGGGAGATGTTCAGGCAGGGGATGAGGTCGTTATTATCGGCCGGCAGGGAGAAGAGTTCATCGGCGCCGAGGCGCAGGCTGAAGAGCTGGGGACCATCAATTATGAGATCGTTACC
- a CDS encoding TRAP transporter small permease, whose translation MKNNGIPVIRYAIIVVRYLLERLKKESYSTMLKSIFNRIEEYIVVGLLAIMSIVLGLQVFFRYVLNMPLSWSEEMARYLFIWITFIGAGYGVKHHYHIEMEALFNCFPESFQKIVLVVTNITCILAYGCIIPDSVRFVANQSKIVSTAMKIPMGFVYVSIPIGCLILIVRLAIDTVEIIRRRDISEIEEGR comes from the coding sequence ATGAAAAACAATGGCATACCGGTTATCCGGTATGCCATTATAGTAGTAAGGTATCTTCTGGAAAGGCTTAAAAAGGAGAGTTATAGTACTATGTTGAAATCTATCTTCAATCGTATTGAGGAGTATATCGTTGTTGGTTTATTAGCAATTATGTCGATAGTTCTCGGCTTACAGGTGTTTTTTCGTTATGTATTGAATATGCCTCTCTCCTGGAGCGAAGAGATGGCACGCTATCTTTTTATCTGGATAACATTTATTGGCGCGGGATATGGCGTTAAACACCATTATCATATCGAGATGGAGGCTCTGTTTAACTGCTTTCCTGAGTCTTTTCAAAAAATTGTTCTGGTCGTTACCAACATTACCTGTATACTTGCTTATGGATGCATAATACCGGACTCAGTTCGATTTGTTGCGAATCAGAGTAAGATTGTTTCTACAGCCATGAAAATCCCTATGGGATTTGTTTATGTTTCAATTCCTATTGGGTGCTTGATCCTGATTGTACGCCTTGCTATTGATACCGTAGAGATAATTCGACGGCGTGATATCTCAGAGATTGAGGAAGGCCGATAA
- a CDS encoding alanine racemase, translating into MSRLPLTRVYISLKNLDHNLKLLRELSGGRPLWPAIKADAYGHGALIIAGHLLARGVSTFGVAQVQEAP; encoded by the coding sequence ATGAGCAGACTTCCCTTGACCAGAGTCTACATATCCTTGAAGAATCTTGATCATAACCTCAAGCTGCTGCGGGAGCTGTCCGGGGGCCGTCCTCTGTGGCCCGCGATAAAAGCTGATGCTTATGGTCATGGTGCACTTATTATCGCGGGACATCTGCTTGCCCGCGGAGTCAGCACCTTTGGTGTAGCACAGGTTCAGGAAGCCCCTTGA